A window of Chlorobium phaeobacteroides DSM 266 genomic DNA:
GGAAAGCTCTTCTTCAGGAGGGGCTTTCAGCGATAAAGAGAATTGGCGCCCAGGGGTGTTACCTTGTCGGCGACCCCAATTACTACAAGCGGTTCGGTTTTCTGAGTTATCCTGCATTGATTCACGAAGGCGTGCCGGAAGAGGTTTCTCTTGCCTTGCCATTTACCGAAAACACTCCTCAGGGCATTGTTATGTTTAATGAAGGATTCCTTGCCAATGGGTAAGAAACCACACCGCACGACAGCTATCACGATTCGTTCTATAGAGCGCTCGTTGGTGGATACCCGGGATACATGAAAACGCTATGGCATCGCGATAAAAAACATCCACGACTCCCGAACGAATCATCACAATTCACCGGAATCGCCTGACTGAATATTCACGTTGAGGCTCTGACTTCATGAAGAACCCTCAAGTCTCCCGATCGAATCCCGCAATCCAGGCAAAAGATGTTTGCGAGCCGTTCATCAACTTGTCGAATGCGCTTATTCGAAAAAATCTCAGTTTAGTGAGCATTCCGGAATCAATCATATCGCTGACACCTGACAATACTTGATTCATGTCAAATGAGAACTCTCTCCCCATGATTGCTGAGGGCGGTTTCATTTTGGTTACATCCCAAAAAAAAAGCCCCTGGTTTTTCCGAAAGCTTTTCCATTCCGGAAAACAAAACATGCCATCCTGCTTAACTCGTAACACTTAAGACTTAACACATTTTTCCGGGTTCTCTTCCCTCCGGAATGCAAAAACCCCGCTTTCGCGGGGTTTGTTGCGAGGGAGGGATTACAAACAGAACTATAAACTGCTTTTTAATTAGCACTTGCAATTATAATAAAAACGATATACCACCAAATATACCATCAATGTTTTTTATGCCAATGATTTGAATTCCTGCGCCAACTTTACACAAAAAAAATAATTCACTCACCCGCTCAGCCTCAGCCACCCCCAGCCAGCTCCGCCTCAACCACCTCCAGCACATCATCACGCTCAAGCACAACCCGCGCCACCTGCCGCTCCAGCTCCCTCCGCAACGTCGCCGACCCGATCCGCTCCGCCACCGAGAGCGCCTTATCCAGAAACTCCAGGTCAGCCTTCCGATCCCGCAACTCGAACCGCTTCGGATACGTCACCACAACCTCAGCCGTAGCATAATCAACCCCCTCCCACCGGCAGAAAATCCTGAACAGCTGATTCTCCGTAACCTCCAGCTGAGCAGCCTTCTCCGCAAGCAACGTATTCAGAATCTGAAACTCCGTCTCAATCGCCACCGCCGACACAATCACCTTCCGGAACGACCGAACCGGCGTCAAATGCGCCATCCGGTTAATCATCTCCACCTTCTTCTCCATCGCATCCAAAAGCCCAATCAGCGCCTCAGCATCCGCCTGCAGCAGATACGGCCGCTTCTCCGGCAACGTATCCTCATGCATAATAATCACTCCACCCGCACCCGTCGAAGCATCATCCCCCCGATTCTTCACCAGCGTCTTATGATTCGACCCCCGAATCATCTGCCCCAGCTCCGACAAATCATTATACAACGACCGCTGCATCCGCGCCACATCCTGCAAATCACTCACCGCAACCCCACGCTCCAGCGGCTTCGTATTATAATGCACCACAGCAGGAACCATACCAACGGCATTCACCTCATCCCGCACCAGCACCGGCTCACCCTTCCCCTCAACGCGCCACACCTCAACCCGCTCCCGGCTCCATATCCTATACACCCAGCCATCCGCCGACCCATCATCGATCCGCTCACGAACCTTCAAATACACCAGCTCAAAACTCCCTGACCCCGTCTCCTCGAACTTCCAGTTCAGCACATGAACCGGAAAATACAGCTTCAGATACGGCCGGATATCACCCTCCAGCTCATCCGCCTTCGTCACCGCCCTCGACGCAGGCTTATCCAGCACCACCCACGAACACCCAAACACCGACGCCCACAACGCCACACTCTTCATAAACTCATTCAGCGACGCGCCCTCCTTATCAGCATTCCCATCAAGCGCCAGCAACGCCTTATTCGCCTCCAGCGCCCCAAAACTCCGCTTCGGAGGATTCCGCCACATAAACCCGCTATACGTATGCACCACCGACTTGCAATGATTCTCCAGCGGAGTCTGTCGCAACCGCTCCCGCAACTGTGGAGCCGACTCATTCAGATACTTGTACAGCAAAGAAGCCTCCTCCCACTCCCTGCCACCCAGATACGCCTGCCGAAAAAACTCCCACTCAGCGCTATTCGCCCGATACAACCGATGCACCTCATCCAGCTCAACCCGCTTACCCTTCACAACCCCAGCCATAACACCTCCATCAAAACATTACCAAACACATCTCTACACTCAGAACTCAGCACTACCCTAAGCCCTCCAATGCTCCGGCTGCCGCCAATAATCCCGCTCCGGCAGCGGAACAGGGAACAACTTCTCAATCGCATACCCCACCGCATCCGAGGCATGCGTCAACTCCGGCCTCGTCACCTTATCAATATCACCCCCGCGCCACACCACCTGCTCAAAATCACGAACCAGACACGCGCACCCCGTCACCGACAACCGACCCTCCCGCAACAACTTCTGCACCGCATGCACCCTGTCCTTCACCGGCGGCTGCTTCGGCCGCATCTCCACCCTGAACCCCTTATCCTGCAGAATCCGCACATCCGTCTTCGGAGCCGACGTCCGCCGCGCCCCGCCCGACGGATCCGGAAACACCCGAATCCCCGGAAACCGCTCATACAGCCGATCCGCCAGCTCATACGTCGTCGAACCACGCAACACCATCTCATCGAAACAATGCACCCGGTCACCCCACACCCGCAACACCACCGCCGTCAAATGATCCACGTTGAAATCAATCCCCGCCACCACTTCGCCATCCGCACCATCACCACCCAGGCCAGCCCCGCCCATATGCACCGACCGATCGAAATAACTGTACACCCTGCCAACCGTCAGGTTCACAAACAACCCGTTCATATACGCAGCCCGCTGATTCTCATCATACGCCCGCTCAAGCATCGAAACGAACTGACCCGGCAAATGCACATTATCCGCCGTCCGACCAACCACCAGCCCCAGATCATACCGACCCTCATCATTCTGCGAAACCTCATGCCCCCAATTCAACTGCTCCGGCGTCCCCGTCAGAAAAATCTCCCGATGTTTCGCCCTCGGATGCCGCACCCGCGACAGCGTAATATCAAACACCTCCTTCTGCTGGATGAACGGCTCATCGATCCCCGCGCTCCCGATGTTCGGACCCTTCAAACTGTCAGGCTCATCACCGCTCGCAATCCAGATCGTCCCATTCCAATTCGCAATCGCAAACTCATGATTCGTCTTATTGAACCGATACCGCACACCCGCCGCGTCCAGCAACTCCCGAATCGAAATCACCACTGTCTTCCGAGCCTGCTTGTATGACGGCGACACATACAAATGCGGCACCGGCGCATTCACATAACTATCATAAATCGACCGCAACGCCCCAATGTGCGTCTTCCCGCACCCATACCCTCCAACCAGCACCTTCAGAAAATTCGGCAACTCCCAGAATGCCCGCTGATGAGGCAACATCCTCCGCCGATCAATCACAAACCGCATCCAAAACTCCGGATAAAGATAAATCTATCTAATCATAACCATCAAATCACCCATAATATAGTAATAAATATCAATACTACGCCCGCACACCCCCACAATACCGCGCCAATCCCCCAGACACTCCTCACTCAGAACTCAGAACTCGGCACTCAGTACGTAAATCCTCTCCCAAAAACCAAAACCTTTACTACATTATCAATTACGCCTGTTTTGCACAGCAAAAAACCGTATACCAATGCGAGCAACCCCAAACATGTATAGAAAACCGCCAAATAATATGCACACGGCACTCCATCTGCATAAAAAAACATCTATTTCTATGCATGTCCGTAATCGGAGGAACGCATGAATACAGTACTTGCACGACAGGAACCCGTACGCCGGAACTTGTCGAACGACGCCGACACGTAACAACTTTGCATTCATACAGATAAAGGAGACTCTCAAAAAATCCGGAGAATTGAAAACCTCAGAAAGGAAATCCGGCAAGCTGTAAAAAAGAAACGCTCCCAACCATGTTGAGAGCGTCAGACCAGAGATGCTATCTCTGGCGATGTTACGGAACAAATATAAAGAGTAGGGATGAATAAAGTCATCATTGATTAGAAGGGTTCATAAAAAACCATTAACGACACATCAGAGAAATACATCGTGAGCGGAAACCACACAGACCTGACATTTTTCACCAATGATGCGAACCAGACGCTGCTCGACAGGTTCAAAATCACGCTTTCCGATACGCAGCTTTTCGATGTTTTGGTCGGCTACTTTCGTGCAAGCGGCTTTTACCAGCTCTGCGACAGCCTCG
This region includes:
- a CDS encoding phage terminase large subunit, with amino-acid sequence MRFVIDRRRMLPHQRAFWELPNFLKVLVGGYGCGKTHIGALRSIYDSYVNAPVPHLYVSPSYKQARKTVVISIRELLDAAGVRYRFNKTNHEFAIANWNGTIWIASGDEPDSLKGPNIGSAGIDEPFIQQKEVFDITLSRVRHPRAKHREIFLTGTPEQLNWGHEVSQNDEGRYDLGLVVGRTADNVHLPGQFVSMLERAYDENQRAAYMNGLFVNLTVGRVYSYFDRSVHMGGAGLGGDGADGEVVAGIDFNVDHLTAVVLRVWGDRVHCFDEMVLRGSTTYELADRLYERFPGIRVFPDPSGGARRTSAPKTDVRILQDKGFRVEMRPKQPPVKDRVHAVQKLLREGRLSVTGCACLVRDFEQVVWRGGDIDKVTRPELTHASDAVGYAIEKLFPVPLPERDYWRQPEHWRA
- a CDS encoding phage portal protein, which encodes MAGVVKGKRVELDEVHRLYRANSAEWEFFRQAYLGGREWEEASLLYKYLNESAPQLRERLRQTPLENHCKSVVHTYSGFMWRNPPKRSFGALEANKALLALDGNADKEGASLNEFMKSVALWASVFGCSWVVLDKPASRAVTKADELEGDIRPYLKLYFPVHVLNWKFEETGSGSFELVYLKVRERIDDGSADGWVYRIWSRERVEVWRVEGKGEPVLVRDEVNAVGMVPAVVHYNTKPLERGVAVSDLQDVARMQRSLYNDLSELGQMIRGSNHKTLVKNRGDDASTGAGGVIIMHEDTLPEKRPYLLQADAEALIGLLDAMEKKVEMINRMAHLTPVRSFRKVIVSAVAIETEFQILNTLLAEKAAQLEVTENQLFRIFCRWEGVDYATAEVVVTYPKRFELRDRKADLEFLDKALSVAERIGSATLRRELERQVARVVLERDDVLEVVEAELAGGG